From the Flavobacteriales bacterium genome, one window contains:
- the gdhA gene encoding NADP-specific glutamate dehydrogenase — MEPKKAQDPKLEEFMAKVRVRNGNEPEYLQAVHEVAEVIIPFMEAHPKYKDARILERICEPERVIMFRVPWKDDKGQFQINRGFRIEMNSAIGPYKGGLRFHPSVNLGILKFLAFEQVFKNSLTTLPMGGGKGGSDFDPKGKSDNEVMAFCQSFMTELSRHIGPDTDVPAGDIGVGGREIGFMFGQYKRIRNEFTGVLTGKSPNWGGSLIRPEATGYGCVYFAEQMLEVRGQMVKDKTVVISGSGNVAQYAAEKVLDLGGKVLTFSDSEGYIYDEKGIDREKLAWVMELKNVKRGRIKEYADKFGAKFIAGKRPWEVKCDIALPCATQNELNGEDAQKLISNGCIAVSEGANMPSTPEAVEVFLNNKIMFGPGKAANAGGVATSGLEMSQNSLRLSWTREEVDDKLKGIMTSIHQMCLKYGREDGDFVNYVKGANIGGFVKVADSMLDQGLV, encoded by the coding sequence ATGGAACCAAAAAAAGCTCAAGACCCCAAGCTTGAGGAGTTCATGGCCAAAGTCAGGGTCCGCAACGGAAATGAACCCGAGTATCTGCAAGCTGTACATGAAGTTGCCGAAGTTATTATTCCCTTCATGGAAGCACATCCCAAGTATAAGGATGCAAGAATCCTGGAAAGGATTTGTGAACCCGAAAGAGTGATCATGTTCCGCGTTCCGTGGAAAGATGACAAAGGACAGTTTCAGATCAACCGCGGATTCCGTATTGAGATGAACAGCGCCATCGGACCTTACAAAGGTGGACTTCGTTTTCACCCTTCCGTAAACCTGGGTATTTTGAAATTCCTGGCCTTTGAACAGGTATTCAAGAACAGCCTCACCACCCTGCCCATGGGCGGCGGTAAAGGAGGATCCGATTTTGACCCCAAAGGAAAGAGTGACAATGAAGTGATGGCTTTCTGCCAAAGCTTTATGACTGAGCTTTCACGTCATATCGGTCCTGATACCGACGTTCCTGCCGGTGACATCGGTGTGGGTGGTCGTGAGATCGGCTTTATGTTTGGTCAGTACAAACGGATTCGTAATGAATTCACCGGCGTACTTACAGGTAAGTCACCCAACTGGGGTGGTAGCCTGATCCGTCCGGAAGCCACCGGATATGGCTGTGTGTACTTCGCAGAACAAATGCTTGAAGTGCGAGGCCAAATGGTGAAAGACAAGACCGTGGTGATCTCCGGTTCAGGTAACGTAGCCCAGTATGCCGCCGAAAAGGTTCTTGACCTCGGAGGTAAAGTGCTGACTTTCTCGGATTCCGAAGGATATATCTATGACGAAAAGGGAATCGACCGTGAGAAACTGGCATGGGTGATGGAACTGAAAAACGTCAAGCGTGGTCGTATCAAAGAATACGCTGATAAGTTCGGTGCCAAATTCATCGCCGGTAAGAGGCCATGGGAAGTCAAATGTGACATTGCCCTGCCATGTGCCACGCAAAACGAGTTGAACGGAGAAGATGCTCAGAAACTGATCAGCAATGGTTGTATTGCGGTGAGTGAAGGCGCGAATATGCCATCTACACCGGAAGCTGTTGAAGTATTCCTGAACAACAAGATCATGTTCGGTCCCGGTAAAGCTGCCAACGCAGGTGGTGTGGCCACATCCGGACTTGAAATGAGCCAGAACTCGCTCCGTTTGTCATGGACACGTGAAGAAGTGGATGATAAATTGAAGGGCATCATGACGAGCATTCACCAAATGTGCCTGAAATATGGCCGTGAAGACGGTGATTTCGTTAACTATGTAAAAGGTGCGAACATCGGAGGCTTCGTGAAGGTTGCTGATTCCATGCTGGATCAGGGACTGGTATAA
- a CDS encoding pirin family protein: MAYERFEPSQQAAGAFDGGRIQERKPIGFPQDGGKLSPMSNLFYWAHAWSDEGGLIGEHPHRGFEIVTIVLKGEIQHYDSQLKDWKTLQAGDAQIIRAGNGITHAERLLPQSAIFQIWFDPGLEQSLSRPASYNDYKSSDFPVEVSDGVSVVSFSGEKAPMKMESPEVVMQQVTMSEGSSYSMSPSGQIVGAFVLDGEINIDGKSAVTGDFILIKDEETALLTGAKDARVFVLSVPEKVNYHLYTDLVGRSN, encoded by the coding sequence ATGGCTTACGAGAGATTCGAGCCTTCGCAACAAGCGGCCGGTGCATTTGACGGCGGCAGGATTCAGGAACGGAAACCGATTGGTTTTCCCCAGGACGGCGGGAAGTTATCCCCTATGTCCAATCTATTTTACTGGGCCCATGCCTGGAGCGATGAAGGTGGGTTGATCGGTGAGCATCCGCATCGTGGGTTTGAGATTGTGACCATCGTTCTCAAAGGAGAAATTCAACATTACGACAGCCAGTTAAAAGATTGGAAAACACTGCAGGCCGGTGATGCACAGATCATCAGGGCAGGCAATGGAATCACCCATGCCGAGCGTCTGCTTCCGCAGTCTGCCATTTTTCAGATTTGGTTCGATCCGGGACTTGAACAATCCCTCAGCCGTCCGGCATCCTATAATGATTACAAGTCTTCTGATTTTCCGGTGGAGGTATCCGATGGTGTCTCTGTGGTTTCGTTTTCAGGAGAAAAGGCACCCATGAAAATGGAAAGTCCGGAGGTGGTCATGCAACAGGTAACTATGTCTGAAGGAAGTTCGTATTCAATGTCGCCATCCGGCCAGATCGTTGGTGCATTTGTACTTGATGGCGAAATTAACATTGATGGAAAGTCGGCCGTGACCGGAGATTTTATATTGATCAAAGATGAGGAAACTGCTTTGTTGACGGGAGCGAAGGATGCACGCGTTTTTGTGCTCTCCGTTCCTGAAAAAGTGAACTATCATTTGTACACTGATTTGGTTGGTCGTTCAAATTGA
- the rplM gene encoding 50S ribosomal protein L13: MDTLSNKTVSLNKANANKEWFVVDAENEVLGRLSSKVAFVLRGKHKTGFTPHADCGDNVIVINADKVRLTGTKMEDKIYIRHTGYPGGQRQVKAADLIQKKPAQLIEKAVRGMLPKNKLGNKIFGNLHVYAGNEHQHAGQNPQPLALSTIK, encoded by the coding sequence GTGGACACCTTAAGCAATAAAACGGTATCGCTGAACAAGGCGAATGCCAACAAAGAATGGTTTGTGGTGGATGCCGAGAACGAAGTTCTGGGAAGATTGTCTTCCAAAGTGGCTTTTGTTCTCCGTGGCAAACACAAAACCGGTTTCACACCTCACGCAGATTGCGGAGACAATGTGATCGTGATCAACGCGGATAAGGTTCGTTTGACCGGTACCAAGATGGAGGATAAGATCTACATCCGTCACACCGGCTATCCTGGCGGACAAAGGCAAGTCAAAGCCGCTGATCTTATTCAGAAAAAGCCTGCCCAGCTGATCGAAAAGGCGGTCAGAGGGATGCTCCCCAAGAATAAACTCGGAAATAAAATATTCGGAAACCTGCACGTTTATGCGGGCAACGAACATCAGCACGCCGGTCAAAACCCCCAACCACTCGCTCTCAGCACAATCAAATAA
- the pdxH gene encoding pyridoxamine 5'-phosphate oxidase, giving the protein MEPNPLELFGQWYAKAEQEVKNMPEAVCLATASKSGRPSARMVLLKSFDEKGFVFFTNYESRKGHELEENPQAFLLFYWKELGRQVRVEGQVEKVSAEESDAYFATRPRQSQLGAWASKQSRPISSRIQLLRSVAKSAAQFLNKPVERPDYWGGFRIIPDRYEFWEDQQFRLHNRFDYQWKGDAWEIKRLSP; this is encoded by the coding sequence ATGGAACCCAATCCATTGGAATTATTCGGACAATGGTATGCGAAGGCGGAACAGGAAGTGAAGAACATGCCGGAGGCTGTTTGCCTCGCCACTGCAAGCAAATCCGGCCGCCCTTCGGCTCGAATGGTGCTTTTAAAAAGTTTTGATGAAAAGGGCTTTGTCTTTTTTACAAACTATGAAAGCCGAAAAGGCCATGAGCTGGAGGAGAACCCTCAAGCCTTTCTGTTGTTTTACTGGAAGGAACTAGGTCGGCAGGTGAGGGTGGAAGGCCAGGTGGAAAAAGTCAGCGCTGAAGAATCGGACGCTTATTTCGCCACCCGTCCCCGGCAGAGCCAGTTGGGTGCATGGGCATCCAAGCAAAGCCGGCCGATCAGTTCAAGGATTCAGTTGCTGCGTTCGGTGGCAAAAAGTGCCGCACAGTTTCTCAACAAACCGGTGGAGCGTCCGGACTACTGGGGTGGTTTCAGGATCATTCCTGATCGATATGAATTCTGGGAGGACCAACAATTTCGCCTGCACAACCGTTTTGATTATCAGTGGAAGGGTGATGCATGGGAGATAAAACGTCTTTCTCCTTAA
- the kbl gene encoding glycine C-acetyltransferase has product MYGSFQKFLQEELQGIEQAGLYKKERIITTPQDAVIKTTDGKEVLNFCANNYLGLSSHPEVIKAAYETLDSRGYGMSSVRFICGTQDIHKQLEEKVSAFLGTEDTILYAACFDANGGVFEPLLGPEDALISDELNHASIIDGVRLCKAQRYRYKNSDMADLEAKLQEAQAQRFRMIVTDGVFSMDGYIAKLDQICDLAEKYDALVMVDDSHATGFVGKTGRGTHEHCGVMGRVDIITSTLGKALGGAMGGFTSGRKEVIDMLRQRSRPYLFSNSLAPSITGAASRVFDLLTETTNLRDTLMENTAYFRKGMTDAGFDIKEGVHPIVPIMLYDAKTAQVFADHLLKEGIYVIGFFYPVVPKDQARIRVQISAAHKKEHLDQAIKAFINVGKQLGVLVN; this is encoded by the coding sequence ATGTACGGTTCATTTCAAAAATTTCTGCAAGAGGAACTCCAGGGCATTGAGCAAGCAGGCCTCTATAAAAAGGAGCGCATCATCACTACGCCGCAGGATGCGGTAATCAAAACCACCGATGGAAAGGAAGTGCTGAACTTCTGTGCCAACAATTATCTCGGACTTTCATCGCATCCGGAGGTGATCAAAGCAGCGTACGAAACACTCGACAGCCGCGGTTATGGTATGTCTTCAGTTCGCTTTATCTGCGGGACACAGGATATTCACAAACAGCTGGAAGAAAAGGTGTCGGCCTTCCTTGGTACTGAGGATACCATTCTTTATGCGGCATGCTTCGATGCAAACGGCGGCGTTTTTGAACCTCTGCTCGGTCCGGAGGATGCACTGATCTCGGATGAACTCAACCATGCTTCCATTATAGATGGTGTTCGCCTTTGCAAGGCCCAGCGGTACCGTTATAAGAACAGTGATATGGCGGATCTGGAAGCGAAACTTCAGGAGGCACAAGCCCAGCGGTTCAGGATGATCGTTACTGATGGCGTGTTTTCCATGGATGGATACATTGCCAAACTGGATCAGATCTGTGACCTGGCAGAAAAATATGATGCCCTTGTGATGGTGGATGATAGCCATGCAACGGGTTTTGTTGGCAAAACCGGTCGTGGAACCCATGAACATTGTGGTGTAATGGGAAGGGTGGATATCATTACCAGCACGCTTGGAAAGGCGCTGGGTGGTGCCATGGGTGGTTTTACGTCGGGCCGGAAGGAAGTGATTGATATGCTCAGACAGCGGTCACGCCCTTATTTGTTCTCAAACAGCCTTGCTCCGTCCATTACAGGTGCTGCAAGCCGTGTATTTGACTTGCTCACTGAAACGACGAACCTGAGAGATACCCTGATGGAGAATACGGCGTATTTCAGAAAGGGCATGACCGATGCCGGCTTTGATATAAAGGAAGGTGTTCATCCCATCGTGCCCATCATGTTGTATGATGCGAAAACGGCACAGGTCTTTGCAGACCATCTGTTAAAAGAAGGTATATATGTGATCGGCTTTTTCTATCCTGTGGTGCCTAAAGATCAGGCCCGGATCAGGGTCCAGATATCGGCGGCCCATAAGAAGGAACACCTTGATCAGGCGATAAAGGCATTTATTAACGTTGGAAAACAACTGGGCGTTCTGGTAAATTAA
- the rpsI gene encoding 30S ribosomal protein S9, translating into MEVINTIGRRKTSVARIYLSEGNGSVIINRREEKDYFTVPELIEKVNQPFMLTDNKGKFDVTVNVHGGGIKGQAEAIRLAISKALCQINPEYRTVLKPEGLLTRDSRMVERKKFGRRKARKRFQFSKR; encoded by the coding sequence ATGGAAGTCATCAATACCATTGGCAGAAGAAAAACATCCGTGGCCAGAATTTATCTGAGTGAAGGCAACGGTTCTGTCATTATCAACCGCAGGGAAGAAAAAGACTACTTCACTGTTCCTGAACTCATCGAAAAGGTAAATCAGCCATTCATGCTGACTGACAATAAAGGCAAGTTCGATGTGACTGTGAATGTGCATGGTGGCGGTATCAAAGGCCAGGCCGAAGCTATTCGCCTTGCCATCAGTAAAGCATTGTGCCAGATCAATCCGGAGTACAGAACTGTGCTTAAGCCCGAAGGACTCCTTACCAGGGATTCCAGAATGGTGGAAAGAAAGAAATTTGGCAGAAGGAAAGCACGGAAGAGATTCCAATTCAGCAAACGTTAA